A single genomic interval of Coccidioides posadasii str. Silveira chromosome 1, complete sequence harbors:
- a CDS encoding uncharacterized protein (EggNog:ENOG410QDBC~COG:U~BUSCO:281at33183), protein MAVDPISPIAPARLRTLLLPIGRIRRSRFLELVKRLQAQNVVRLGDVSPVGRPNRNTFSPLAFPSGMIIYDLSTSVPPTSHLDLFPFEPFREPVAILAIADGKELEPPEPDELSQQKTNGVTGPPHPKPPDLDSLVAELSELKANYPHSLTRQLLIFDYKGVNKLVPGPDNVMWIPSPAVSRTTTIKTLMCDISSLILKELGDFSESMQEWRTIDSPTASSWGPRRTRDVRPTDKLKHRMTMPAQLPSQPNAPTSHHSDTELTAHARESPTTFDEITRSIQLANRATAALKSSSKPGSQEHSRERMSIHGPSSVNERSKTRFHARLKVVTGLLHLQAGIWPEAMKELVEGAIGARSGSDYIWHAKALESILICLLLYGWIGMDFQIPQVCFPSIDKPTTKPPPTPSHSEPSATSESRAACLKSLAIILPDISNYILSLYNRATNITDEPLPQFIYSETTIRLAKLLTVAYNRDGFLDDNALNHIVMGLPLESVQSSDRPRGYMALRKTEIASFLFQALPPSPATEIPITDSVQILVGMAAVLSQLGLERKRGFVLRELLTASITGLIQARKIGAADVGIHPAAGLSALNNEAFDLNALDAGSGNTEDSMRGLLALVASLYGAPSAINGQINRPDSKDTEGQPGYDSVEAIIERALNDSTLASYGDTLLKVDIFKACIDFCEALPNFEGVLQFTVGLLQTIKGSPMLAPNDNNIPPILAPEEQVRFYNNVKRTVGAANRLGHPDMEAEYWDDFMVRDIGILENADVKQPVQRSKKDFGMSVVNEDRGNKGPFIYSAFSKAPIGRSESLLVAGEQSAVKVVLQNPYEFDIEIERLRLDGSDVEFEAETHGLWLRPFSLEEKIIPLLATTEGTLKITGCIAKVRFCRQRHFPIFKKLWKPSFQPKLKRTGLAAKDLSFQRPLSWGSNESGGGHVPTQAGPEPDHLLVNVIKQQPLLEIESSSLLQNAIMLLEGQTSTFDITLRNVTSCPVDFIFFTFQDSTTRRLQTAISNKDNLPAEVYELEYQLSEIPALRWKRPIDDNGKITIAPKETSTFTIEVFGKPGLNDAEIQIDYGYTSVSSSEIPETFYTRQLNFPLTITVNPSIELVRCDILPFSPDFAWSNRHRHKFSDTSAKGAPTSTAPPSHSSKTEFSKMLSRIGMEPYGSDHCLLLLDLRNSWSNPLTASISVTENIDEINNSLSTEPSVHEVVDVLQSGRTTRLVVLVPRIFLDNPCKAIPSLGHANKRQFVVSARKVSYEAEVAGREAFWFREELLKRLSGTWKEDMTGRKGAIGLRGITLNSGIVDALRMDDIEITFSVRQPKDEAKGPSNTAESDCDSTSTVQTGYSKFTIPTNSFLTLFVTIFNRSSRPVHPLLRLVPSLRHQPDSVALELSKRFSWTGMLQRALPILGPRQTTEARLGITAFCRGEYEIGALVEEVRRLKAASSTESCTDGDVSENKDNGDTPNHSASEQERGLFLENLVTDVPNQRRVWHARAPCFLSARD, encoded by the exons ATGGCAGTTGACCCTATTTCACCGATCGCGCCGGCGCGCCTACGCACTCTACTGCTACCCATAGGGAGAATCAGGCGATCGCGATTTTTAGAACTTGTCAAACGGCTCCAGGCCCAAAATGTGGTTCGGTTGGGAGACGTGAGTCCCGTCGGGCGCCCTAATAGAA ATACATTCTCTCCGCTGGCGTTCCCCTCTGGAATGATCATCTACGATTTGTCCACTTCGGTACCCCCGACCTCCCATCTTGATCTGTTCCCCTTCGAACCTTTCAGGGAACCCGTGGCCATCTTAGCGATTGCGGACGGGAAAGAGCTCGAACCCCCTGAGCCAGATGAATTGTCTCAGCAGAAAACCAACGGGGTAACAGGTCCCCCGCATCCCAAACCTCCCGACCTTGACAGTCTCGTCGCGGAATTGAGCGAACTGAAAGCAAACTATCCTCACTCGCTTACACGGCAGTTGTTGATATTCGACTACAAAGGTGTCAATAAGCTGGTCCCCGGGCCCGACAATGTGATGTGGATACCCTCTCCAGCAGTGTCCCGAACGACAACCATCAAAACTCTAATGTGTGATATATCCTCCCTAATACTCAAAGAACTCGGCGATTTTTCAGAGTCAATGCAAGAATGGCGAACCATAGATTCCCCCACGGCGTCTTCTTGGGGGCCGCGTCGAACACGTGACGTCCGGCCTACAGATAAGCTCAAGCATCGAATGACTATGCCTGCGCAATTACCGTCACAGCCCAATGCCCCTACCAGTCATCATTCAGATACCGAACTCACTGCCCATGCACGCGAGTCACCTACGACATTTGACGAAATAACTCGATCGATTCAACTCGCGAATCGAGCAACGGCAGCTTTAAAATCCAGCTCCAAACCCGGATCTCAAGAACATAGCCGCGAGCGCATGTCCATTCATGGCCCTTCAAGTGTAAATGAGCGCTCGAAAACCAGATTCCACGCTCGTTTGAAAGTAGTGACTGGGTTACTGCATCTTCAAGCAGGTATCTGGCCTGAAGCTATGAAAGAGCTTGTTGAGGGTGCGATCGGCGCGAGGAGCGGAAGTGATTATATTTGGCATGCAAAAGCGCTAGAAAGTATTTTGATATGTTTGCTGCTGTATGGCTGGATTGGCATGGATTTTCAG ATACCCCAGGTTTGTTTTCCATCCATCGACAAACCTACAACGAAGCCTCCCCCGACTCCTAGCCATTCAGAGCCGAGTGCGACTTCAGAGTCCAGGGCGGCGTGTTTAAAAAGCTTGGCGATTATTCTTCCCGACATTTCAAATTATATTTTAAGTCTGTACAACCGAGCGACTAACATCACGGATGAACCTCTACCTCAGTTTATCTACTCCGAGACGACAATAAGGCTCGCTAAATTATTAACGGTTGCTTACAATCGAGACGGATTCTTAGATGATAATGCCTTAAATCATATAGTAATGGGCCTTCCTTTAGAATCTGTTCAGTCTTCAGATCGCCCACGGGGCTATATGGCGCTTCGCAAAACCGAGATAGCGTCATTTTTATTCCAAGCTTTACCTCCATCTCCTGCGACAGAGATTCCCATCACAGACTCTGTGCAGATCCTTGTTGGCATGGCAGCCGTTCTGTCACAGCTAGGGTTGGAAAGGAAACGAGGATTTGTTTTGAGGGAACTTTTAACAGCTTCGATCACTGGGCTTATTCAAGCACGCAAAATCGGAGCTGCTGATGTGGGAATACATCCAGCGGCTGGCTTGTCTGCGCTTAACAACGAAGCCTTCGACTTAAATGCTTTGGATGCCGGGTCTGGCAATACTGAAGACAGTATGAGAGGTCTGTTGGCTTTGGTCGCGTCACTATATGGCGCGCCAAGCGCAATAAACGGGCAAATTAATCGGCCCGATTCCAAAGACACCGAAGGTCAGCCCGGGTATGATTCTGTCGAGGCAATAATCGAAAGAGCCTTAAATGATAGTACTTTGGCATCCTACGGGGATACATTACTCAAAGTTGACATCTTCAAGGCTTGTATTGATTTTTGTGAGGCACTTCCAAATTTTGAAGGGGTACTTCAGTTTACAGTTGGGCTTCTTCAGACCATTAAGGGGAGCCCAATGCTTGCACCAAATGACAACAATATTCCTCCAATTTTGGCACCCGAAGAGCAAGTCCGATTTTACAACAATGTTAAGCGTACTGTTGGGGCCGCCAACAGACTTGGGCACCCCGACATGGAAGCCGAATATTGGGACGATTTTATGGTGCGAGACATTGGAATCCTAGAGAATGCAGATGTAAAACAGCCCGTACAGCGATCAAAGAAAGATTTCGGGATGTCAGTTGTCAACGAAGATCGTGGGAATAAAGGTCCATTCATATACAGTGCGTTTTCAAAGGCGCCAATCGGCCGTTCGGAGTCGCTACTGGTTGCCGGCGAGCAAAGCGCGGTCAAAGTCGTTCTCCAAAACCCGTACGAATTTGACATTGAAATCGAACGCCTCCGGTTAGATGGGAGTGACGTGGAGTTTGAAGCGGAAACACATGGCCTATGGCTCCGACCGTTCTCCTTGGAAGAAAAAATCATTCCTTTGTTGGCAACAACAGAAGGGACTCTAAAGATCACCGGCTGCATtgccaaagtaagatttTGCCGACAACGTCATTTTCCGATATTCAAAAAGCTCTGGAAGCCAAGCTTCCAACCCAAGCTTAAGCGAACTGGATTGGCAGCTAAAGATCTATCCTTCCAACGGCCCTTATCTTGGGGTTCAAACGAATCTGGAGGCGGACATGTTCCTACGCAAGCTGGCCCTGAGCCTGACCACTTGCTCGTTAACGTCATAAAGCAGCAGCCACTCTTAGAGATCGAGTCTTCCTCATTGCTACAAAATGCCATCATGCTCCTCGAAGGTCAGACCAGCACCTTCGATATTACACTCCGCAACGTCACTTCGTGTCCCGTTGATTTCATATTTTTCACTTTCCAGGATTCCACGACTAGGCGGCTTCAAACCGCCATCAGCAATAAAGACAACCTTCCAGCCGAGGTTTACGAACTGGAATATCAACTTTCCGAAATTCCGGCCTTACGATGGAAGCGGCCCATCGACGACAACGGGAAGATCACAATTGCCCCAAAAGAAACTTCAACGTTCACTATTGAAGTCTTTGGAAAACCAGGATTAAATGACGCTGAAATCCAAATTGATTATGGATACACCAGCGTATCGTCGTCGGAAATCCCAGAGACATTTTACACGAGACAACTCAACTTTCCTCTCACCATTACCGTTAACCCCAGTATCGAACTTGTCCGTTGCGATATTCTACCGTTTAGTCCTGATTTTGCATGGTCAAATAGACATCGTCATAAGTTTTCTGACACTAGCGCTAAAGGGGCACCGACCTCGACCGCGCCTCCCAGTCACTCATCGAAAACCGAATTTTCGAAGATGCTATCCCGAATTGGAATGGAGCCATATGGATCGGATCATTGCCTGCTCCTGTTAGACCTACGGAACTCCTGGTCGAATCCACTGACCGCATCTATCTCAGTCACAGAGAACATTGACGAAATCAATAATTCTCTAAGTACTGAACCATCTGTGCATGAAGTTGTAGATGTTCTGCAATCGGGCCGTACTACCCGTCTAGTTGTTCTCGTCCCACGAATCTTTTTAGACAACCCTTGCAAGGCAATCCCGAGTTTAGGGCATGCAAACAAGCGCCAATTTGTCGTAAGTGCGCGGAAAGTGTCGTATGAGGCAGAGGTCGCTGGGAGAGAGGCGTTCTGGTTCCGCGAAGAGCTGCTCAAACGACTTTCTGGCACGTGGAAAGAGGATATGACCGGCCGAAAAGGCGCTATTGGCTTACGTGGAATTACGTTAAATAGTGGAATAGTTGATGCTCTCCGCATGGACGATATTGAAATAACATTCTCAGTACGTCAACCTAAAGATGAGGCAAAGGGTCCGAGCAATACTGCAGAGAGCGACTGTGATTCTACATCCACGGTGCAAACAGGGTATTCGAAATTCACCATACCAACAAATTCGTTCTTGACGCTGTTTGTTACAATCTTCAACCGCTCTTCCAGGCCTGTACATCCCCTCCTTCGTCTCGTTCCTAGCCTCCGTCATCAACCAGACTCTGTCGCTTTGGAATTATCCAAACGGTTCTCCTGGACCGGTATGCTCCAGCGAGCGCTCCCGATCCTGGGCCCTAGGCAGACAACCGAAGCACGCCTAGGTATAACGGCATTCTGCCGCGGAGAATATGAGATTGGAGCTCTTGTTGAAGAAGTTCGGCGACTCAAAGCAGCATCTTCGACGGAAAGCTGCACAGATGGGGATGTAAGCGAAAATAAGGACAACGGCGATACGCCAAACCATTCCGCCAGCGAACAAGAACGGGGTCTCTTCCTCGAAAACTTGGTTACCGATGTGCCAAATCAACGGCGCGTGTGGCACGCTAGAGCACCCTGTTTTCTATCTGCTCGAGATTAG